In Anopheles gambiae chromosome 2, idAnoGambNW_F1_1, whole genome shotgun sequence, a single window of DNA contains:
- the LOC1275041 gene encoding protein O-mannosyl-transferase TMTC4, which produces MSSLRQQTVAQYALLVAASLLAYGGSLYGTFVFDDSAAIVKNMDVRNVATPFRDLLRHDFWGNNLTDPTSHKSFRPLTVLSFQLENRLLGLNAGHMKKVNLALHTLICLLVFKLYQVLWRDSGQFRTPFWAAFIFTVHPIHTEAVVGIVGRADLLAAIGYLTVLLLYQRWLASERRYRAVVYAGLFLLTVLSMLFKETGMTALVACGAIDLLKRINFRVPLAEFFTVHRSRLGRVFILACLSLATVALRLWIMDFESPRFHRMDNPIGATNSTISRLLSQSYLYWLNSWLLICPDWLSFDWALGSVPLLESVADYRILFVVLFYAAIAVLAFRSCESKSREIITSLALAIVPFLPACGLVRVGFVIAERLLYLPSVGFCYLVAVGWRRLIKRSVAFYIPLCLLCTMFILKTQSRAYEWTSEDLLFRSALRVCPHNAKVYYNIARLATDQGDRATAFTFYRRAIELHPEYEAAHMNLGNLYRETHELDRAEWHLRRAIEIHEPFPSAWMNLGIVQAARKDHDAALTSYQRALQLKPNYANCLYNLGNLYIDKQNSSMALRYWREAIQQNPRHSKAWANILALYDNRGRTEDIIRTSALALTFLPNDTAILFTRANAYGKLGQYETAESLYHQIIAARPDHAVYRANLGVLYHRWGQRKAQAIEQYRAALRLDPNLRSAKANLLKLMDAT; this is translated from the exons ATGTCTTCCTTGCGCCAACAAACCGTCGCACAG TATGCGCTGCTCGTTGCCGCCTCGCTCCTCGCCTACGGTGGCTCACTGTACGGAACGTTCGTGTTCGACGATTCGGCCGCGATCGTCAAAAACATGGACGTGCGCAATGTGGCCACCCCGTTTCGCGACCTGCTGCGGCACGACTTTTGGGGCAACAACCTAACCGACCCGACCAGCCACAAATCCTTCCGGCCGCTGACCGTGCTTAGCTTCCAGCTGGAGAACCGGCTGCTAGGACTGAACGCCGGCCACATGAAAAAGGTCAACCTGGCACTGCACACCCTCATCTGCCTGTTGGTGTTTAAGCTGTATCAGGTTCTGTGGCGTGATTCGGGCCAATTCCGTACCCCGTTTTGGGCCGCCTTCATCTTCACCGTCCATCCGATACACACGGAGGCAGTCGTGGGAATTGTAGGACGGGCCGATCTGCTGGCCGCCATCGGATACCtgaccgtgctgctgctgtaccaaCGATGGCTAGCGAGCGAACGTCGCTACAGGGCGGTCGTGTATGCGGGACTCTTCCTGCTCACCGTGCTCTCGATGCTGTTTAAGGAAACGGGCATGACCGCTCTTGTTGCCTGTGGGGCGATAGATTTGCTAAAGCGCATCAATTTCCGAGTTCCCTTGGCAGAGTTTTTCACCGTGCATAGGTCCCGGCTAGGTCGGGTGTTTATCCTAGCCTGCCTTTCCCTAGCAACGGTTGCTCTGCGCCTATGGATAATGGACTTTGAAAGTCCCCGGTTTCATCGAATGGATAATCCGATCGGAGCGACCAACAGTACCATCTCGCGACTTCTCTCCCAGAGCTATCTTTACTGGCTAAACAGCTGGCTGTTAATTTGTCCCGATTGGTTAAGCTTCGACTGGGCGCTCGGTTCGGTCCCCTTGCTGGAAAGTGTCGCCGACTATCGCATACTGTTTGTCGTTCTGTTTTATGCCGCCATTGCGGTACTAGCCTTCCGTTCATGTGAATCCAAATCGCGGGAAATCATCACATCACTAGCATTAGCCATCGTTCCCTTTCTTCCGGCGTGCGGGCTCGTACGGGTCGGGTTTGTCATTGCCGAACGGTTGCTCTATCTTCCCTCGGTTGGCTTTTGCTATCTGGTTGCAGTAGGCTGGCGACGTTTGATCAAACGCTCCGTTGCTTTCTACATCCCGCTGTGCCTACTTTGCACCATGTTTATCCTGAAAACACAGTCCCGTGCGTACGAGTGGACGTCGGAAGATTTACTGTTCCGCTCGGCACTGCGCGTTTGTCCGCACAATGCGAAAGTGTACTACAACATTGCCCGGCTGGCGACGGATCAGGGCGACCGTGCAACGGCCTTTACCTTTTATCGCCGTGCAATCGAGCTGCATCCCGAGTACGAGGCGGCACACATGAATCTGGGCAATCTGTACCGCGAAACGCACGAGCTCGACCGGGCGGAATGGCACCTGCGCCGGGCGATCGAAATTCATGAACCGTTCCCTTCGGCCTGGATGAATCTGGGCATTGTGCAGGCGGCACGGAAGGATCATGACGCCGCCCTGACGAGCTATCAGCGTGCACTGCAGCTGAAGCCGAACTATGCCAACTGCCTGTACAATCTGGGCAATTTG TACATTGACAAACAAAACTCCTCCATGGCGCTGCGTTACTGGCGGGAAGCGATACAGCAAAACCCCCGACACAGCAAAGCCTGGGCCAACATACTCGCACTGTACGACAATCGGGGCCGCACGGAGGATATTATTCGCACGTCCGCCCTGGCACTGACCTTCCTACCGAACGATACCGCCATCCTGTTTACCCGTGCCAATGCGTACGGCAAGCTGGGCCAGTACGAGACGGCCGAATCGCTGTACCATCAAATCATTGCCGCACGGCCCGACCACGCCGTGTACCGGGCGAACCTCGGCGTGCTGTATCACCGGTGGGGCCAGCGGAAGGCGCAGGCAATCGAGCAGTACCGGGCAGCGTTGCGGCTGGATCCGAATTTACGCAGTGCCAAAGCGAACCTGCTGAAACTGATGGACGCGACGTAG
- the LOC3290820 gene encoding uncharacterized protein LOC3290820: MFPYKQTQPSETVAPQLHPELHTICRTCLQQSNDTRSIFDLDQTTQLTYSEKVMQCVDVEIYPHDSLPNRICRQCVDDLDVACRFRANCTSSSVVLQTYLSYNGLEEKQLDMMLQPTLAQSVHSDPDDGDEIAIHLDSGVMYTYKPPSGLDVKLVHHSAEDVIFNSGNMKMEPLNGNANDPVEEPVNSVAETMAMVEPMHHSSLDGNITLAMESAEATKNDHIEYMFEVVNEPETDDSMLEPAVDVMHVQNTATADRTLRKTTNSMTPDSTNTHSNGKQYSFANRTNAASVKTLQTIRKSHTPNETKPTIEAVTTQPAADGSGVETVIRVKRNLSAPKPSLVCKLCNVTYKHKHALETHMRRHRGDRPHKCDYCEKSFVVPFELQRHMRIHTGQKPYKCQYCERAYSDFGSKTKHERTHTGERPYACHYCDKTFSYSHVLNSHLLVHTGVKKYCCSICGKRFTKSHHLKTHYNTHQITKTDVGTVQGSEIEMPNNSNSKQQSTDVIYTEQLQDELIASKDEQQSSGNGGVLVDSYHHGTGPGLIAATEWTTMVHNNGGGGGGSATSAAITTEELENVSIVNFADYIIKSDGLDDLLVVQDSGDDELVELVGQPIMHR, from the exons ATGTTTCCgtacaaacaaacgcaaccaTCCGAAACGGTGGCACCCCAGCTTCATCCCGAGCTGCACACCATTTGCCGCACATGTTTGCAACAGTCAAACGATACGCGGTCCATCTTCGACCTGGACCAAACTACCCAGCTTACCTACTCCGAGAAGGTGATGCAGTGCGTGGACGTCGAAATCTATCCGCACGATAGCCTCCCGAACCGGATCTGTCGGCAGTGCGTCGATGATCTCGATGTGGCGTGCCGGTTTCGGGCCAACTGCACCAGTTCCAGCGTCGTGCTGCAAACGTACCTTTCCTACAATGGGCTAGAAGAGAAGCAGCTCGATATGATGCTGCAACCAACGCTTGCACAATCGGTCCATTCCGATCCAGACGATGGTGATGAAATAGCAATACATCTCGATTCCGGTGTGATGTACACGTACAAACCACCGTCCGGATTGGACGTGAAGTTGGTGCACCATAGCGCGGAGGATGTGATATTCAACTCGGGAAACATGAAAATGGAACCTCTCAACGGGAATGCCAACGATCCCGTGGAAGAACCGGTGAATTCGGTAGCTGAAACAATGGCGATGGTTGAACCGATGCATCATTCTAGCTTAGATGGAAATATCACTCTGGCGATGGAGAGTGCAGAGGCTACGAAGAACGATCATATAGAGTATATGTTTGAAGTCGTAAATGAACCGGAAACTGATGATTCGATGTTAGAACCGGCGGTGGATGTGATG CATGTACAGAACACGGCTACTGCCGATCGAACGCTACGAAAGACCACAAACAGCATGACTCCCGACAGCACCAACACCCATTCCAATGGCAAACAGTATTCCTTCGCCAACCGTACCAACGCGGCCAGTGTGAAAACGTTACAAACCATCCGCAAATCACACACACCGAACGAGACGAAGCCCACGATCGAGGCGGTCACAACACAGCCAGCTGCCGACGGCAGCGGCGTCGAGACGGTAATTCGCGTAAAACGCAACCTGTCCGCCCCGAAACCATCGCTCGTCTGCAAGCTGTGCAACGTGACGTACAAGCATAAGCACGCGCTAGAAACGCACATGCGGCGGCATCGCGGCGATCGGCCACACAAGTGTGACTACTGCGAGAAATCGTTCGTCGTGCCGTTTGAGCTGCAGCGCCACATGCGCATCCATACAGGCCAAAAACCGTACAAATGTCAATACTGTGAACGGGCGTACTCGGACTTCGGTAgcaaaacgaaacacgaacGTACACACACGGGTGAACG ACCTTATGCGTGCCACTATTGTGACAAGACGTTCTCATACTCGCACGTTCTTAATAGTCACCTGCTCGTACACACTGGTGTAAAGAAGTATTG TTGTTCGATCTGTGGGAAACGGTTCACAAAATCACACCACTTGAAAACCCACTACAACACACATCAGATTACCAAGACCGATGTGGGCACCGTCCAAGGGTCCGAAATTGAAATGCCAAACAACAGTAACAGTAAGCAGCAATCGACGGACGTCATCTACACGGAACAGCTGCAGGACGAGTTGATTGCATCCAAAGACGAGCAGCAATCAAGTGGCAACGGTGGTGTTCTGGTTGATTCGTATCACCATGGCACCGGTCCCGGTCTGATTGCAGCAACCGAGTGGACGACAATGGTGCACaacaatggtggtggtggtggtggtagtgcaaCATCAGCGGCAATCACGACGGAAGAGTTGGAAAACGTGTCAATCGTGAACTTTGCCGATTACATCATTAAAAGCGATGGTCTCGATGATCTGCTGGTAGTACAGGACTCGGGCGATGACGAGCTGGTGGAGCTGGTCGGCCAGCCGATAATgcaccgatga